From Plasmodium brasilianum strain Bolivian I chromosome 7, whole genome shotgun sequence, the proteins below share one genomic window:
- a CDS encoding CS domain protein has translation MTKWGLWQMLMLIIMVIFHLEYGCSVKIKNKLIVSNSKREKAKKLSYSRYFINNFFHLKKKWKKSGNDYFRIFRGSGTTCSYEWVESDDNIEVKIRLSPDASPGDIQYSLKNDYIYAKLKDKPQCLIEGKLKGFVDTNLSTWFLEKHEDYCILSIVLKKKHRGMSEWVGVVEKENILHISYDNASSTHDDKNSISQKSVEENELLHTEYFENAKYDDVNTFLLNWANKKSYNQNEFGIPVMKLKTIVMNNNYGIEILISGYDLKWEAEDSLVLKLSSFQNGIVLNIHRGKVASGIKGLHGNMVSYLVKDCEQRIIKKLQHDLKGIFYLNPTSKNVEKMMHTHSPQSNYSYITEEGGTPKHISIHNDNVKNSGEEEEQKRKNKTENINSSGNSEENSNSSGETYDSRIKEIQKDSPEEHLIVKELRINSKVKLTCDDKSKEPEFMKDWSEEKKVEFRRNSVLQLKANLELSQEQKLTLKLEDYINFMKTSFDLTEEESKMVWKKAAIKSDEQKNREKFYRFTEIENLTDKISLYNIDEYSNAYVRKEQGGTGHISDSNILKNSANKNDENNVDVTDSTSNEGREGKGTFIDLSPCSSGISDSSVSSYGGNISDSGTDNNINRRFFNCLEKELLDHSDKPKLTLYEIYMKSSEEEKNQMRGKWKINEMRLNTLIEELQYLEDDMIPTVCNNYRDVLLSDEYICLMKIRLQENPPKNSEEKRILQIVNSFVMSLYDDIKILMEHEEKEHLKKIQLICEKAVHDEKGLNDFIESMKPLLDYAFLGYIKHAIQIEKKNIKAQNRDFREHPSDWLIILMIIQKGIYSILEKDIWQDVINITTIICHEQPNVRKTILTTMLASMPKADWIFFKDIIKTLFKSVQEKKLTANHFPNFPHIPEAIFQLNFDIERILPDWFIREMLDEYDKSIVELMKSKKPLFWKMKETKWDKKFVQNFKEQQVQKYREYERNSRS, from the coding sequence ATGACAAAATGGGGTTTATGGCAAATGCTTATGCTAATTATTATGGTAATATTTCACCTTGAGTATGGATGCTCagttaagataaaaaataagctCATAGTAAGTAATAGTAAAAGGGAGAAGGCAAAAAAATTGTCCTATTCAAggtattttataaataactttttccatttaaaaaagaagtgGAAAAAAAGTGGGAATGATTACTTTCGCATATTTAGGGGAAGCGGAACAACGTGCTCTTACGAATGGGTTGAATCAGATGATAATATAGAGGTGAAAATAAGATTATCACCAGATGCAAGTCCAGGTGATATTCAGTATAGTTTAAAgaatgattatatatatgcaaaattgAAAGATAAACCACAATGCTTAATAGAAGGGAAATTAAAAGGGTTTGTCGATACAAATCTATCTACATGGTTTTTAGAAAAACATGAAGATTATTGTATATTAAGTatagttttaaaaaagaaacatagAGGGATGAGTGAATGGGTAGGTGTagtagaaaaagaaaatattttacatatatcatATGATAATGCATCATCAACACATGATGACAAGAATTCTATATCACAAAAAAGTGTAGAGGAAAATGAACTATTACATACAGAATATTTCgaaaatgcaaaatatgATGATGTAAACACCTTTTTGCTCAATTGGGCGAATAAAAAGTCATATAACCAAAATGAATTTGGTATACCagtaatgaaattaaaaacaatagTTATGAACAATAACTATGGGATAGAAATTCTCATATCAGGATATGATTTAAAATGGGAAGCTGAAGATAGTCTAGTTCTAAAGTTAAGTTCATTTCAAAATGGAATAGTGTTAAATATACATAGAGGTAAAGTTGCTAGTGGTATTAAAGGACTACATGGAAATATGGTTAGTTATCTTGTAAAAGATTGCGAAcaaagaattataaaaaagctACAACATGATTTAAAAGGaattttctatttaaatCCTACTTCTAAAAATGTGGAAAAGATGATGCATACGCACTCACCTCAAAGTAATTATAGTTACATTACAGAAGAAGGTGGTACCCCAAAACATATCTCTATACATAATGATAATGTAAAGAACTCAGGTGAGGAAGAGgagcaaaaaagaaaaaataaaacagaaaatataaatagttcAGGAAATTCAGAAGAAAATTCAAATAGTAGTGGAGAAACGTATGATAGcagaataaaagaaatacaaaaagATTCCCCAGAAGAACATTTAATAGTTAAAGAATTAAGAATAAACtcaaaagtaaaattaacatGTGATGATAAATCGAAAGAACCTGAATTTATGAAAGATTGgtcagaagaaaaaaaagtagaattTAGAAGAAATTCCGTTTTACAGTTAAAAGCAAATTTAGAATTATCTCAAGAACAAAAACTAACTTTGAAGTTAGaagattatattaattttatgaaaacatCCTTTGATTTAACCGAAGAGGAATCAAAGATGGTATGGAAAAAGGCGGCTATCAAATCAGATGAACagaaaaatagagaaaaattttatagatTCACTGAAATAGAAAACTTAACCGATAAAATAAGTTTGTATAATATAGATGAATATTCAAATGCGTATGTGCGGAAGGAACAGGGAGGTACTGGGCATATATCTGATAGtaacattttgaaaaattcagcaaataaaaatgatgaaaacaATGTAGATGTAACGGACAGTACGTCTAATGAAGGACGGGAGGGAAAAGGCACCTTTATAGATTTAAGTCCCTGCTCGAGCGGCATTAGTGATAGCAGTGTTAGCAGCTATGGCGGTAATATCAGTGATAGCGGCACAGATAACAACATTAACAGGCGCTTTTTTAATTGCTTGGAGAAGGAGTTGCTCGACCATAGCGATAAACCGAAATTAACACTTTACGAAATTTACATGAAGAGCAGTGAAGAGGAGAAAAACCAAATGAGaggaaaatggaaaataaacgAAATGAGGTTAAACACATTAATTGAAGAATTACAATATTTAGAGGATGATATGATTCCAACTGTTTGTAATAATTATCGGGATGTTTTACTAAGtgatgaatatatatgtttaatgaaaattagaCTACAAGAAAACCCACCAAAGAATAGTGAAGAGAAAAGAATTCTACAAATAGTTAATTCGTTTGTTATGAGTTTATatgatgatataaaaattttaatggaacatgaagaaaaagaacatTTGAAAAAGATTCAACTTATATGTGAAAAGGCTGTACATGATGAGAAAGGGTTAAATGATTTTATTGAATCAATGAAACCTTTATTAGACTATGCATTTCTTGGATATATTAAACACGCTAtacaaattgaaaaaaaaaatataaaagctCAAAATAGGGATTTTAGGGAACATCCTTCTGACTggttaataattttgatgattatacaaaaaggaatatattctattttagaaaaagatatatggCAGGATGTTATTAACATTACTACAATAATTTGTCATGAACAACCAAATGTAAGAAAAACTATTTTAACAACTATGCTTGCATCCATGCCAAAAGCTGATtggatattttttaaagatataattaaaacattgTTTAAAAGTgttcaagaaaaaaaattaacagcTAACCATTTTCCAAATTTTCCCCATATCCCAGAAGctatttttcaattaaattTTGATATTGAAAGAATTTTACCTGACTGGTTCATACGAGAAATGCTAGACGAATATGATAAATCCATTGTTGAATTGATGAAATCCAAAAAACCCTTATTCTGGAAGATGAAAGAAACAAAATgggataaaaaatttgtgcAAAATTTTAAGGAACAGCAAGTGCAAAAGTACAGGGAGTATGAAAGAAACAGTAGAAGTTGA